TTACCTAATGCCTACTAGCTTTTTAACAGTGAGACTCCTGCGACATTGCAAtgctaagtttagactagcaagttcttgcaggaATATATTGATCAAGAACTTCTAGACACACATGAtagatattttcataaatctATACACATTCGACTTGCCGCATGTCCTGCAAACTGCAAGATTTGCAGAAGTCGGCTTATCCTGATTGTTTACAGACAAAAAATTATTTGCGgactgcaagttttcttgctaattcATACTCGCTAAAGGATTCGTGTACATTCGTGCCATCATTCACGCACTTGTTGTTAGCACTAATCATAATCAAGTCTCCTTATCAATtaccataatatattgtaattatagtaATCAAGATTCTATTGATTGCCGTAATATATCTGCGGGCAGTATTCTATGAGCACCTGTAGAGCGCGTATTTCGAACGCCAAGTCGGTGATGGCTGGCGGAGTGGCGACCAACGTTGGCGCAAACACCGTGCTCAAGTTGTGTGCACTCATTTTGTTTACTTCCGCTTGTAGAGAGACTCTggaatgaaaatagttttttaaaacgGCTCTGGATTTTAGTGTTTTAAGCCATAATATTCgtactgacaaaaaaaaataatcaccaGTTATCATATCATtacgaaaatattcatttactgacataaattataaaaaacagttacataataattaagacTCGACTAtgactggctcggtggcgtagttgtactgcatgcgcggtacggcagcgctctgaggtcctgggttcgaatcccaggtcgggcaaagtgatatttgggtttttctgctcagtatcagcccggagtctggaatttatgcccgatatggcgataggctcgccccctatcacatcatgggacggaacatacttggcgaaaagtgggtgccatggttgcgtctctgcatactcttcggggataaaatgcgtgatgttgtgatAATAATTAAGGTTAATTTTTTAAagctaaaacaaattataaatgacaCATTGATAATGCACACCTGTGTAAATGCTGCACCATGTACTGGAGACAGTTGAAATGTGCCGGCGGTAACAGATCCAAGCACTCACGCAACATTATCATCTGTTGCTCTGTCGTTTTAGCTTCTGTAaacattataaaagtatttattacttacgAAACAAGTCTTTAGACtaaatttataactaattaaattaagaattagGAATGAAATTGTGAGAAAAAAGAAGTCGATGTTACATCACACCAACTTAGTTTTAAGACGAAGCTCGCatgtaattaagttttaaaaataccgCAGTGAATCCTATAGGCTTTTAGAAACCATTAACATTGCGAAAATAAATAAGCACAAAAGAGAAATGCGTCACTTCAGTTATAACATGTTAGTAATACTCACGTATGGCTTGCACCAACACTGGGTGCACCTCGTAAGTTATAAGTGGCACTGGTAACAACCGCATGTACAGTTTTTCAGTGTGCCCGCCACTACGTTGATATTACTGTACACACTGAGATCTGTTGCCTCGCCATCTGAAAAAAGAgggtagttttaaatttatttatctaaactaGCTATAGAATCGAGAGtccttaaaattttgtttataaaaaagataattgtctatgtattttagtattataaagGTAAAATTTACGTAATGTGATACGTAGTTAGTTGTTTGTATTTCTGAAAAGAATGTTAAACTTCTTtataaatacgatttttttatacaaatattagggtcatttatgtatatttttaaaattgtttccgAAATCTTAATTCTAGTCCTAATTACCTCTATCAAAAGCCAGTTTCAAAGCCTCAATCTCGTCAGCAAATCCGACACCCTGTATATGCCTTCGAGTCCATTCCCTATTCTCTATTTCGTTCACACACTTCCTCACCACAAATGGCAGAGTGCTAGAGTGTGCGTTCAATAACTTGGTGAGTTCGATACCAAAAACGCCTCGCAATTTCTTTAGATCCGAACACATTGATTTGGCACTCGCTCTGAGCATTTTTATGTGAGCTATAAAGCCacaatctaaaataataaaaaaaacagatatagCACAATATTGTAagaagtattgatttaaaaaacattacaattgttatttaaaaatatattaataaattgatcACTATTTTAGCTCTTAAATTGCAGTATTTAATTTGGCAgaacaactaaaatatatatgaataggtACACAGCATTATAAACttagtatatttatagtttaaataatattaacgaaGAATAACTATTCGTTATTCTACGTTAATATTACaacataactatatatataaaaacttattttatgaaacaagTTATAATTTGTAACGAAAAAACTATTGGCGCCACTCTACAGACGTCAAAAAGGGCAGCTACGAAGAAAGACACCTATttgatgtgttttattttcagaaaatttaattaaaatcagagCAATTACTGCAATTAAGTGAATTAGATTTGTTTATTGCGTGTGTTATATCATTTCCTGTGTGGTTAATAAACAAGAATGTGTACTGTTTAACCGTTTCGGATGTGCGTTGTTTACTGTCATGTACTTATGTTAGGAATATCTTAAATAGAATAGACGTTTGATGTCGGGGCcgcgtataaaaataacattggaTTGTGTCGCCGGAGCGGCAGGGCTACACCCCGCGCTGCGCGGCGGTTCTGATGATGGAGCAAAAGTTCGTTCTTCACTTTGTGCTGCTGGTCTTGGGTGAGTTTACGcttctttgtatattttgttatacttcGTACTGTAGTTCACTTTCTAAATGACCGATTTTTCCGTcaaagtttatataaaagtttttagtgTGATTGAATTGTGTCCTACAGGCAGAGTTGTGcatcaatcaataattttaaacaaatcattaattgtttaagaaatttattacactttgcgattaatttattgaaattaattatataatataaaaattatatatatatatatatatatatatatatatatatatatatatatatctatatatataaaaatgaattgctgttcgttagtctcgctaaaactcgagaacggctgaacggatttatcttatcttggtcttgaattattcgtggaggtctagggaaggtttaaaaggtgagaaaaattcgaataattgccggaaaatcctcaaaacagcatttttctatttcccatacaaacattttctaactaatacgagagtcaatttgagctttattgctattgtataaagttcactgttgtctaagcaatgtaggtgtgttcctaacatcaaagcagtgtgcgttggagcacagaatataataatgtaatgtcgcgttctgaaactcaacaaaagtgatatcgcggacccgactaaattgaacagtcacaaaatttaatatatcattagttatttggttggcttcacgatattatttcttttgttttactttaaaatgcatgttttcgttatggacaatttttgagctacttttgcatatctatacttataataaatctgtagaaaggtcaattctgtacatgaaatatatttccaaaataactatcaggggtgattagggatccatactgatgccaaaaatgtaattagtaaaatttttgtctctctgtctgtataaccgctatagaaacaaaaactactcgacggattttaacttaacttggtacaattatttttcatactcctgagctggttatagtatacttttcatcacgctacaattaataggagcatagcagtgatggaaaatgttgggaaaacgggagaagttacgccatttttaagcttccgctCATTTCGcggtgcaaccttaatggttaaaagttccttcgatttcacctggatcccatcatcagaccctgaccggacaatcggaccacctgcataccaccataaattaaaaacatcccgacaaattgagcaccttctccatttttgaaacccgaaatccacgcgggcgaagctgcgggcggaagctagtatatatatatatatatatatatatataatcaaaataaacaattaacctACTGAACTTTGTGAAaatcaattgaaattattaGAAAGTTTAGATTTTGTATTCCAGAAGTTaattgttcattttatttaaactataaaaacagtaaatagAAATTTATAGTTAATTGTAAGCTAATCATGATAATTTGGTAAAACTACAATTATCAAATCCAATGCaacatataaattttgttacttatactttgatttgttaattaaaGTTGATAAACCAACAATAAATTGGAATATTCCAGGAAACATAAGTAAAAAGATCAAGGAAAATGTCGCatactgtaataatataaataattataaataaataatatcttaaaataaggaaaatataatatagcaaaCCATATTATTCAGACtgcaatacatttataaatacaagtttGGTTTACTCATTCAGAAGGTacaggttttattaaaaaatattttagaggcATTCCAAATATGTCAGATAATTTATATCATGCCAAGGAACATTGCATCTATGAATGTTTCCACAAATCACTCTTaatgtgtgtaaaaatattttaagataaactAAAAGACATAATTTTACAATGAAAAGAAGTACATAACACAATAGCCATGCATAGACCTACACCTAGCCTAGTGTCAAACTTCTTTGGGATAAATGTtagtaacattaatataaatgggAAATGATAGATTACAAAAtgatatgatataaataaaacaaaaatgtcataaaatcaatttaactttaatgtttttttccTAAGAATGTATGGAATATTTACTTTTACGTAAATTACATTTGTGTATGATTTTGTGAGTCTAtgacaaaatatgtaaatgtaattGCTTTTTTGCtgaggtttgttttttttttacagttattaCTAACcacctttttttaaaattatcctgtttttatttgattcatCGTAAaagtggaccaatcagaatgaagTTAGCtttcaagtaacttattttagTTGGTCTACTTTCAGCATTGGATcaaagattaagattgagatAGTCTATGGAAATTGGCACAAGGGTGGTGGagatttatatattgaaatattttttttaccatttccTAGTTCCAGTgataacatacaaataaatccacaaacttatttctttataattttaatgtgcatTAATTTAAGAGGCAAGATGAGGTAGTAActgcaaaatacaaaaattgcaTATTTATCATTCATATTCTGTTTTAGGAAACTTACGAGCTGGCTTTAATCCCTAAAATACCTCTAGCAGAtggtttttaattgttattagcTGAATAATTGTAATCTTGACAGGTTTCTCATgacaaaatatgtcaaaatcaATAATAGCCTGCAAATAATTTAAGCAACTTACACATGGTATACATTATCGATGTACATTAATGTAGCTAcgcttttatttaataaagatcaTTCACAAAATAATGAGCTCAAGTTGTTTACCAGCTGTAATACAAAGTAAATCACCAAATAGCGTTTAACCATAATTAAAGCATATTGTGCCTACCTGCCTCTTATTTGTCTATATATGACTATATAGCTGTTGATATAATGTCtataatatctaaaatgttatattttctgtaatacCTGTTTCCCGAAGAGAATGTAATGAAGttcgttaaaattattttaacaactgCCTACTTATCTACTATGCACTACTTTTATTAACTCCCTCAAGATAAATTATTGTTGATAAACTTTTTTGTAGGTATCCAAACCACAACATTGGCAGCACCCCCTTCAGATGATAACCTGCCACCTCGTCCGAAGGAAGGCGGCGTCACCACACGCTACTGCGAGTTCTACAATGGCTCCACAACCAACTGCGACCCTGCCAAGGACGCCAATTGCCCTCCCAATCCGCTGCAGGAGGAATGCGCGCCGGTTGAGGCCGACAAAAGCGTGCACTGCTTCGTGCTCTGGCTCTACGACAACATCACCAACACAGCATATCCCAAAGTTAAAGGATGCTTCGTGGACACCGTTTCGTGTAAAGATCGTTCCGCTAACTGCAGGCTGCATTATGCGAAGCTACCACTCGTCCATTGCTGCTGTGAAGGGGACTTGTGCAACCGTAACCTTACCTTCCCGAGTCTAGATTCGGTTATGGCCCAAACCGAAGTGCCGCCACAGAGGATCCCGGCGTCTGCTGTACCAGACACGGACGACACTCAAGCAGTAATAGCCTACACCCTGACACCGCTGTTTATATTATTCGCTGTGTTGGTTGCTTGCTATCTGTTGTACAGGAAACGCAAGGGCAGTTCTTTCGCTGAGCTCGCGAACGGTGAGGCTTCGCTATCCAGACCGCCTTCAGCTGGCGCTGGTATGGAGAATGAAACGGGGACTCTGGTGGGGCAAGTGACACTTTGTGAAGTACGAGCGCGGGGCAGGTTCGGGGCAGTGTGGCGAGCGAAGCTGGGCCAGAGAGACGTCGCCGTGAAGGTGTTCCCGCCCAGGACAAACAGTCGTGGCTGGCCGAGCAAGAGGTATTCCGGCTACCGCGCATGGATCACCCTGACATATTGCACTACATTGGCGTCGATAAGCAAGGCGATAATCTCCAGGCCGAGTACTGGCTCATCACGGCTTATCATGAGAAGGTAAATATTTGCACACAACTGCTTGTTTAACAAGTTGTTttgatagtgttttttttttcctatgttaaaaataaattgtttatctaaGTTACATACATTGCGTATGTTACGTAAAAAGAATCAGAATGTCATATTGATCTACAgtggatattattataacacataaattaaaataattttattttgttaaagattaaaatcattaatgttgataatttaaaagttttattggaCTTTggcatttgacataaaatagaaatatgacAAGAAAAATGACTAAAGTACACATTt
This region of Manduca sexta isolate Smith_Timp_Sample1 unplaced genomic scaffold, JHU_Msex_v1.0 HiC_scaffold_405, whole genome shotgun sequence genomic DNA includes:
- the LOC115446943 gene encoding LOW QUALITY PROTEIN: activin receptor type-2B (The sequence of the model RefSeq protein was modified relative to this genomic sequence to represent the inferred CDS: inserted 2 bases in 2 codons; deleted 2 bases in 1 codon), encoding MMEQKFVLHFVLLVLGIQTTTLAAPPSDDNLPPRPKEGGVTTRYCEFYNGSTTNCDPAKDANCPPNPLQEECAPVEADKSVHCFVLWLYDNITNTAYPKVKGCFVDTVSCKDRSANCRLHYAKLPLVHCCCEGDLCNRNLTFPSLDSVMAQTEVPPQRIPASAVPDTDDTQAVIAYTLTPLFILFAVLVACYLLYRKRKGSSFAELANGEASLSRPPSAGAGMENETGTLVGQVTLCEVRARGRFGAVWRAKLGQRDVAVKVFPXQDKQSWLAEQEVFRLPRMDHPDILHYIGVDKQGDNLQAEYWLITAYHEKGSLCDYLKAHTLTWSEAWRVAACVARGLSHLHEEGGGKPAVAHRDFKSKNVLLKADLSACIADFGLALIFVPAXGCGDAHGQVGTRRYRALEVLDGAINFTKDAFLRIDMYACALVLWEIASRCSEGGAESTSQYRLPLEEEVGSHPSLEEMQEAVVQRKLRPHIQPQWRNHPGLGVLCDTMEECWDHDAEARLSASCVLERVAAQRPASDSAPLLIHELARAPRTPC